The Agromyces mangrovi genome contains a region encoding:
- a CDS encoding TIGR04282 family arsenosugar biosynthesis glycosyltransferase: MTAVAVIAKACLPGHAKTRLHPPYSLAQAATIAQACVDDTLDLARALPATRRILFHDGELGATDASGFEVLDQPAGGLDARLGYLFDAVDEPLVLIGMDTPHVRPEAVLPAFADAPGVDAWLGLATDGGFWALAMRAPDGALLRGVPMSQDDTGALQLGRLREAGLAVRMLPEASDIDTAADLAPAVAAAPQGRLARVVAELVPEEGAP; encoded by the coding sequence GTGACGGCGGTCGCGGTGATCGCGAAGGCATGCCTGCCCGGGCATGCGAAGACGCGGCTGCACCCGCCGTACTCGCTCGCGCAGGCCGCGACGATCGCCCAGGCGTGCGTCGACGACACCCTCGACCTCGCGCGGGCGCTGCCGGCCACGCGGCGCATCCTGTTCCACGACGGCGAGCTCGGGGCGACGGATGCCTCGGGGTTCGAGGTGCTCGACCAGCCCGCGGGCGGGCTGGACGCCCGGCTCGGGTACCTCTTCGACGCGGTCGACGAGCCGCTCGTGCTGATCGGCATGGACACGCCCCACGTGCGCCCCGAGGCGGTGCTGCCGGCGTTCGCGGATGCGCCCGGGGTCGACGCCTGGCTCGGCCTCGCGACCGACGGCGGGTTCTGGGCGCTCGCGATGCGCGCGCCCGACGGGGCGCTGCTGCGCGGCGTGCCCATGTCGCAGGACGACACCGGCGCGCTGCAGCTCGGCCGGCTGCGCGAGGCGGGGCTCGCGGTGCGGATGCTGCCCGAGGCATCCGACATCGACACGGCCGCCGATCTCGCGCCCGCCGTCGCCGCCGCGCCCCAGGGCCGGCTCGCGCGCGTGGTCGCGGAGCTCGTGCCGGAGGAGGGCGCGCCGTGA
- a CDS encoding glycosyltransferase family 2 protein — protein MTVSAVDVVLPCLDEEGALPRVLAGLPDGYRALVVDNGSTDRSAEVARAAGATVIACPVRGYGAAVHAGLEASVTDIVGFADADGSLDLGELPALVALVESGADLVIGRRVPVERGAMPLHARWGNAVIARRVRAITGVSLRDIGPMRAGRREALLALGLDDRRSGYPLELVLRAAADGLRIAEVDVTYRRRIGVSKVTGTVRGTITAVRDMSARLREAAR, from the coding sequence GTGACCGTATCTGCCGTCGACGTCGTGCTCCCGTGCCTCGACGAGGAGGGGGCGCTCCCCCGCGTGCTCGCCGGGCTGCCCGACGGCTACCGTGCGCTCGTCGTCGACAACGGGTCGACCGACCGCTCGGCCGAGGTCGCGCGGGCGGCCGGTGCGACCGTGATCGCCTGCCCCGTGCGCGGATACGGGGCGGCGGTGCACGCCGGGCTCGAGGCATCCGTCACCGACATCGTGGGGTTCGCCGACGCCGACGGCTCGCTCGACCTGGGCGAGCTGCCCGCGCTGGTCGCGCTCGTCGAGAGCGGCGCCGACCTCGTGATCGGGCGGCGCGTGCCGGTCGAGCGCGGTGCGATGCCGCTGCACGCCCGGTGGGGCAACGCCGTGATCGCCCGGCGCGTGCGCGCGATCACCGGGGTCTCGCTGCGCGACATCGGGCCGATGCGGGCGGGGCGGCGCGAGGCGCTGCTGGCGCTCGGGCTCGACGACCGGCGGAGCGGCTACCCGCTCGAGCTCGTGCTGCGCGCGGCAGCCGACGGGCTGCGCATCGCCGAGGTCGACGTGACCTACCGGCGCCGCATCGGCGTCTCGAAGGTGACCGGCACGGTGCGCGGCACGATCACCGCGGTGCGCGACATGTCGGCCCGGCTGCGGGAGGCCGCCCGGTGA
- a CDS encoding response regulator transcription factor codes for MAEPNPEGGPAVDEALVDRRVLVIEDDPTVLEVVCRYLRAAGFIVDAERDGIAGLRQAARVPPDLVVADRMLPGIDGVEVCRRIRAERPVPVIMLTALGSTEDRIEGLEAGADDYIAKPFSPRELVLRVQSVLRRSLPDFAPEAPFDLGAFHLATADRVVTKHGEELSLSVREFELLAFLLKHPHQVFSREQLLKAVWKWDFGDLSTVTVHVRRLREKIEDDPTEPQHLTTVWGVGYRFAA; via the coding sequence GTGGCCGAACCGAACCCCGAGGGCGGGCCCGCGGTCGACGAGGCCCTCGTCGACCGGCGCGTGCTCGTGATCGAGGACGACCCCACCGTGCTGGAGGTCGTCTGCCGCTACCTGCGCGCCGCCGGGTTCATCGTCGACGCCGAGCGCGACGGCATCGCGGGGCTCCGGCAGGCGGCGCGCGTGCCGCCCGACCTGGTCGTGGCCGATCGGATGCTGCCGGGCATCGACGGCGTCGAGGTGTGCCGCCGCATCCGCGCCGAGCGCCCGGTGCCGGTCATCATGCTCACCGCGCTCGGCTCTACCGAGGACCGCATCGAGGGCCTCGAGGCCGGCGCCGACGACTACATCGCGAAGCCGTTCTCGCCGCGCGAGCTCGTGCTGCGCGTGCAGTCGGTGCTGCGCCGGAGCCTCCCAGACTTCGCCCCCGAGGCGCCGTTCGACCTCGGCGCGTTCCATCTCGCGACCGCCGACCGGGTCGTGACCAAGCACGGCGAGGAGCTCTCGCTCAGCGTGCGCGAGTTCGAACTGCTGGCGTTCCTGCTGAAGCATCCGCACCAGGTGTTCAGCCGCGAGCAGCTGCTCAAGGCCGTGTGGAAGTGGGACTTCGGCGACCTCTCGACCGTGACGGTGCACGTGCGGCGCCTGCGCGAGAAGATCGAGGACGACCCCACCGAGCCGCAGCACCTCACCACGGTGTGGGGCGTGGGATACCGGTTCGCCGCATGA
- a CDS encoding iron-sulfur cluster assembly accessory protein, which yields MLTLTETASTVVKTIVAQTPGLDDGGLRINTDQPGGTEFAVSVAPAPEASDAVVEAEGAKVFLGEFAALALDDKVLDAQVGEDGSVRFAIGDQA from the coding sequence GTGCTCACGCTCACCGAAACTGCCAGCACCGTGGTGAAGACCATCGTCGCCCAGACCCCGGGTCTCGACGACGGCGGACTCCGCATCAACACCGACCAGCCCGGCGGCACCGAGTTCGCCGTGTCGGTCGCGCCCGCGCCCGAAGCCAGCGACGCCGTCGTGGAGGCCGAGGGGGCCAAGGTCTTCCTCGGCGAGTTCGCCGCGCTCGCCCTCGACGACAAGGTGCTCGACGCACAGGTCGGCGAGGACGGCAGCGTGCGGTTCGCCATCGGCGACCAGGCCTAG
- a CDS encoding MFS transporter, with protein sequence MSDLPRTRDIPLPDSHRWRAYWVCVAVAGLTILDLSKVNVALPSIEEAMGAGSTELQLIVSGYVLAFGLTLVPAGRLGDQRSRTVLFVVGLTLFTLTSLACALAPDATWLLVFRMLQGVAAGIQMPQVLGLIQQLFHGAERGRAFGLFGAMIGVTTAIGPTLGGLLIAIGGPEDGWRGIFWMNVPLGVIAIALALWVLPETRTRSHRKVQLDPVGLVIFAITVLSLMWPFLFTTGSPDDDPARWWLLVVFVLGVSAFVAWERRYEASGRQPLVPLGLFRIGSFRNGALLQSVFFAAVPSMFLLTTLYLQDGLDVAPVFAGMVTMGYALTSAFASWRGGLLVERWGRGLVLFGLGVLIAGVGVLVLLALSTPSAVTPWAMAGALIVAGLGGGLVVSPNQTLTLADVPVRSGGLAGSVGQLGQRIGTAVGTAIALSLFYATLYREEGDAPQLEVFHHAYGFGMLAVAVLLAIAFAVGMADLGARVRARRSRAADGEPEPGPDEPDDDDIASGHA encoded by the coding sequence ATGAGCGACCTGCCCCGCACGCGAGACATCCCCCTGCCCGACTCGCATCGCTGGCGCGCGTACTGGGTCTGCGTCGCGGTCGCCGGGCTCACCATCCTCGACCTCTCGAAGGTCAACGTCGCACTGCCCTCGATCGAGGAGGCGATGGGCGCCGGCTCGACCGAGCTGCAGCTCATCGTCTCGGGCTACGTGCTCGCCTTCGGCCTCACGCTCGTGCCCGCCGGCCGCCTCGGCGACCAGCGCTCGCGCACCGTGCTGTTCGTCGTCGGACTGACCCTGTTCACGCTCACGAGCCTGGCGTGCGCGCTCGCCCCGGATGCCACCTGGCTGCTGGTGTTCCGGATGCTCCAGGGCGTCGCCGCGGGCATCCAGATGCCGCAGGTGCTCGGCCTCATCCAGCAGCTCTTCCACGGCGCCGAGCGCGGCAGGGCGTTCGGCCTGTTCGGCGCGATGATCGGCGTGACGACCGCGATCGGCCCGACCCTCGGCGGGCTGCTCATCGCCATCGGCGGCCCCGAGGACGGCTGGCGCGGCATCTTCTGGATGAACGTGCCGCTCGGCGTGATCGCCATCGCCCTCGCGCTCTGGGTGCTGCCCGAGACCCGCACCCGCTCGCACCGGAAGGTGCAGCTCGACCCGGTGGGCCTCGTCATCTTCGCGATCACGGTGCTCTCGCTCATGTGGCCGTTCCTGTTCACGACCGGCTCGCCCGACGACGACCCCGCGCGCTGGTGGCTGCTCGTGGTGTTCGTGCTCGGCGTCAGCGCGTTCGTCGCGTGGGAGCGCCGCTACGAGGCATCCGGTCGCCAGCCCCTCGTGCCGCTCGGCCTGTTCCGCATCGGGTCGTTCCGCAACGGCGCCCTGCTGCAGTCGGTGTTCTTCGCGGCCGTGCCGTCGATGTTCCTGCTCACGACGCTGTACTTGCAGGACGGCCTCGACGTCGCGCCCGTGTTCGCGGGCATGGTCACGATGGGCTACGCCCTCACGAGCGCCTTCGCGTCCTGGCGGGGCGGCCTGCTCGTGGAGCGCTGGGGCCGCGGGCTGGTGCTGTTCGGCCTCGGCGTGCTGATCGCGGGCGTCGGCGTGCTCGTGCTGCTCGCGCTCTCGACGCCGTCGGCGGTCACGCCGTGGGCCATGGCCGGCGCGCTGATCGTCGCGGGCCTCGGCGGCGGCCTCGTGGTCTCGCCCAACCAGACGCTGACGCTCGCCGACGTGCCCGTGCGCAGCGGTGGCCTCGCCGGGTCGGTCGGCCAGCTCGGGCAGCGCATCGGCACCGCCGTCGGCACCGCGATCGCGCTGTCGCTGTTCTACGCCACGCTGTACCGCGAGGAGGGCGACGCCCCGCAGCTCGAGGTGTTCCACCACGCGTACGGGTTCGGCATGCTGGCGGTCGCGGTGCTGCTCGCGATCGCGTTCGCGGTGGGCATGGCCGACCTGGGCGCGCGCGTCCGCGCCCGCCGCAGCCGTGCCGCCGACGGGGAGCCGGAGCCCGGCCCCGACGAGCCCGACGACGACGACATCGCGAGCGGGCACGCCTGA
- a CDS encoding cation:proton antiporter, which translates to MHETTLILIEVGALLLGMSLLGRFAIRVGISPIPLYLLVGLLFGEGGVLPLDASEEFFEVGAEIGVILLLALLGLEYTAEELFTNLRQSKYAGFIDAVLNATPGAVCALMLGWSPVAAVALAGVTWISSSGVIAKLMRDLGRLSNRETPTILAILVIEDLAMAFYLPVLSALVVGVSLLEGAVAVAVAVAVVSIILFVAFRHGHVVSRFFSTEHAEPLLLGVLGLTMLVAGLAAQVNVSAAVGAFLVGIALSGRVAHSASQLLTPLRDLFAAIFFVFFGLATDSSELLRMLLPAALLAVATMATKTLTGYLAAKRAGIGPLGRWRAGFSLTPRGEFSIVIAGLAISAGVAPDIAPLATAYVLITIIGGSMLARLPDANWFRTLVVAGASRATK; encoded by the coding sequence ATGCATGAGACGACGCTGATCCTCATCGAGGTCGGCGCCCTCCTGCTCGGCATGAGCCTGCTCGGGCGGTTCGCGATCCGCGTCGGCATCTCGCCGATCCCGCTCTACCTGCTCGTCGGGCTGCTGTTCGGCGAGGGCGGCGTGCTGCCGCTCGACGCCAGCGAGGAGTTCTTCGAGGTCGGCGCCGAGATCGGCGTCATCCTGCTGCTCGCCCTGCTCGGGCTGGAGTACACGGCCGAGGAGCTGTTCACCAACCTCCGGCAATCGAAGTACGCCGGATTCATCGACGCCGTGCTCAACGCGACGCCCGGTGCCGTCTGCGCACTCATGCTCGGCTGGAGCCCGGTCGCCGCGGTCGCGCTCGCGGGCGTGACGTGGATCTCGTCGTCGGGCGTGATCGCCAAGCTCATGCGCGACCTCGGGCGCCTGAGCAACCGCGAGACGCCGACGATCCTGGCGATCCTCGTCATCGAGGACCTCGCGATGGCGTTCTACCTGCCCGTGCTCTCGGCGCTGGTCGTCGGCGTCAGCCTGCTCGAGGGCGCGGTGGCGGTCGCGGTCGCGGTCGCCGTGGTCTCGATCATCCTGTTCGTGGCCTTCCGGCACGGCCACGTCGTGTCGCGGTTCTTCTCGACCGAGCACGCGGAGCCGCTGCTGCTCGGCGTGCTCGGGCTCACCATGCTCGTGGCGGGGCTGGCCGCGCAGGTCAACGTGTCCGCCGCGGTCGGTGCGTTCCTCGTCGGCATCGCGCTGTCGGGCCGCGTGGCGCACTCGGCGTCCCAGCTGCTCACCCCGCTCCGCGACCTGTTCGCGGCGATCTTCTTCGTCTTCTTCGGCCTCGCGACCGATTCGAGCGAGCTGCTGCGGATGCTGCTGCCGGCGGCGCTGCTCGCCGTCGCGACCATGGCCACGAAGACCCTCACCGGCTACCTCGCGGCCAAGCGCGCGGGCATCGGCCCGCTCGGCCGCTGGCGCGCCGGGTTCTCGCTGACGCCGCGCGGCGAGTTCTCGATCGTCATCGCCGGGCTCGCGATCAGCGCCGGCGTGGCCCCGGACATCGCGCCGCTCGCGACGGCGTACGTGCTCATCACGATCATCGGCGGCTCGATGCTCGCGCGCCTGCCCGACGCCAATTGGTTCCGTACCCTGGTCGTGGCCGGCGCGTCGCGCGCGACGAAGTAG
- a CDS encoding LLM class flavin-dependent oxidoreductase, which produces MDTQVEFGVDTFGDVTTDAAGEPLSQAQVLRNVVEEGVAAERAGLDFFGVGEHHREDFAVSAPEVVLAAIGARTERIQLGSAVTVLSSDDPVRVFQRFATLDGITGGRAEVILGRGSFTESFPLFGYDLGQYEALFEEKVELFAKLLEQEPVTWEGKLRPSIDGRTVYPHVEHGRLRTWIGVGGSPESVVRAAHYGLPLVLAIIGGSPARFAPLAELYRKALGQFGRQELPVAVHSPGHIADTDEQARDELWPHYADIMGRIGRERGWGPITRAHFEQEAGPHGALYAGSPETVAQKIAAAVRAIGVSRFDLKVSNGTLPHELMMGSIERYGTQVVPRVRELLAESA; this is translated from the coding sequence ATGGACACGCAGGTCGAGTTCGGGGTCGACACGTTCGGCGACGTGACGACGGATGCCGCGGGCGAGCCGCTCAGCCAGGCGCAGGTGCTGCGCAACGTCGTGGAGGAGGGCGTGGCCGCCGAGCGGGCCGGCCTCGACTTCTTCGGCGTCGGCGAGCACCACCGGGAGGACTTCGCGGTCTCGGCGCCCGAGGTCGTGCTCGCGGCGATCGGTGCGCGCACCGAGCGCATCCAGCTCGGCAGCGCGGTCACGGTGCTGAGCTCCGACGACCCGGTGCGCGTGTTCCAGCGCTTCGCGACCCTCGACGGCATCACCGGCGGCCGCGCCGAGGTGATCCTCGGGCGCGGCTCGTTCACCGAGTCGTTCCCTCTGTTCGGCTACGACCTCGGGCAGTACGAGGCACTGTTCGAGGAGAAGGTCGAGCTGTTCGCGAAGCTGCTCGAGCAGGAGCCCGTCACCTGGGAGGGGAAGCTGCGTCCGTCGATCGACGGACGCACCGTCTACCCGCACGTCGAGCACGGTCGCCTGCGCACTTGGATCGGCGTCGGCGGCAGCCCCGAGTCGGTCGTGCGCGCCGCGCACTACGGACTGCCGCTCGTGCTCGCGATCATCGGCGGCTCCCCGGCGCGCTTCGCGCCGCTCGCCGAGCTCTACCGCAAGGCGCTCGGGCAGTTCGGTCGCCAGGAGCTGCCCGTCGCGGTGCACTCGCCCGGTCACATCGCCGACACCGACGAGCAGGCGCGCGACGAGCTCTGGCCGCACTACGCCGACATCATGGGGCGCATCGGCCGCGAGCGCGGCTGGGGCCCGATCACCCGCGCGCACTTCGAGCAGGAGGCGGGGCCGCACGGCGCCCTCTACGCGGGCTCGCCCGAGACGGTCGCGCAGAAGATCGCCGCTGCCGTGCGCGCCATCGGCGTCTCGCGCTTCGACCTGAAGGTCTCGAACGGCACGCTGCCGCACGAACTCATGATGGGTTCGATCGAGCGCTACGGCACCCAGGTCGTGCCGCGCGTGCGGGAACTGCTGGCGGAGTCCGCCTGA
- a CDS encoding sensor histidine kinase translates to MIPLPDLLAIVGIAGVAALLVGAAGLLALVAARRASIMVQVVIVVLSTVLAVGAGTIAVANAMYLSEHDLLVTGWVVVVGGVVALGVGAVLGRILVGNTRRLREIARAVGDGQTVQPDGREGTEFAALAAELADASRRLADSRAEVARIDASRRELIAWISHDLRTPLAGLRAMAEALEDDMVDDPARYHAQMRVQVDRVSSMVDDLFELSRIQSGALALEMEQVSLFDLVSDAVAELLPLARSREVTIVESRAGDLTVTGDARELSRVVGNLLMNAIQHSPPGSRIEVTAEETGDEHVALSVTDAGGGIPEEDLAKVFRAGWRGTPSRSPSEAPADPIAAGAGLGLAIVQGIVAAHAGGVSVRNVPGGCRFDVTLPRVGAPA, encoded by the coding sequence ATGATCCCGCTGCCCGACCTCCTCGCCATCGTCGGCATCGCCGGCGTCGCCGCGCTGCTCGTCGGCGCCGCCGGCCTGCTCGCGCTCGTCGCGGCCCGTCGCGCGTCGATCATGGTGCAGGTCGTCATCGTCGTGCTCTCGACCGTGCTCGCGGTCGGCGCCGGCACCATCGCCGTCGCCAACGCCATGTACCTCTCCGAGCACGACCTGCTCGTGACCGGCTGGGTCGTCGTGGTCGGCGGCGTGGTCGCGCTCGGGGTGGGCGCGGTGCTCGGCCGCATCCTCGTCGGCAACACCCGGCGCCTGCGCGAGATCGCCCGCGCGGTCGGCGACGGCCAGACCGTGCAGCCCGACGGCCGCGAGGGCACCGAGTTCGCCGCGCTCGCCGCCGAGCTCGCCGACGCCAGCCGCCGCCTCGCCGACTCGCGCGCCGAGGTGGCGCGAATCGACGCCTCGCGCCGCGAGCTCATCGCGTGGATCTCGCACGACCTGCGCACCCCGCTCGCCGGACTCCGGGCCATGGCCGAGGCGCTCGAGGACGACATGGTCGACGACCCCGCCCGCTACCACGCGCAGATGCGCGTGCAGGTCGACCGCGTCTCGAGCATGGTCGACGACCTGTTCGAGCTCTCGCGCATCCAGTCGGGCGCGCTCGCGCTCGAGATGGAGCAGGTGTCGCTGTTCGACCTCGTGTCCGACGCGGTCGCCGAGCTGCTGCCGCTGGCCCGCTCGCGCGAGGTGACGATCGTCGAGTCGCGCGCGGGCGACCTCACCGTCACGGGCGACGCGCGCGAGCTCTCGCGGGTCGTCGGCAACCTGCTCATGAACGCCATCCAGCACTCGCCGCCGGGCAGCCGCATCGAGGTCACCGCGGAGGAGACGGGCGACGAGCACGTCGCGCTCAGCGTCACCGACGCGGGCGGCGGCATCCCCGAGGAGGACCTGGCGAAGGTGTTCCGCGCCGGGTGGCGCGGCACGCCGTCGCGCTCGCCGAGCGAGGCGCCCGCCGACCCGATCGCCGCGGGCGCTGGGCTCGGCCTCGCGATCGTGCAGGGCATCGTCGCCGCGCACGCGGGCGGCGTGAGCGTGCGCAACGTGCCGGGCGGATGCCGCTTCGACGTGACGCTGCCGAGGGTGGGCGCGCCCGCCTGA
- a CDS encoding MFS transporter — MRFGPVAAVVGFLAFVEFTSGIIQGYYTPLLTDIARHLDIHDADVNWLEGSQLMLSALVVPALAKLGDMFGHKRILLVSTAVTAAASLALAFTDQFAVFLVAWALQGFYVVWLPLEIALIYSRSRDREAPAALTRRAAGFLVAALELGAIAGALSAGALADSGIPIQVLLLIPAIAVCACFFVILFGVTESPDLTGGRFDTGGLVLITLALLAFTGGLSLLRINGPADLLSWGVVLLGLALIVPFVRYELRQADPLIDVRLFRSPALWPVFLTAGLFGVSVLGAQAPLSTFARTDPSEVGYGLGATTGETSILIGAYVLSLVVGALLFPLVTRWVAPRMALIGASLMVATGYLLFLPFHDGYAQALTNMVIAGIGSGALVAALPAAAAAAAPAHQTGVATGLTNSVKTVGGAVASAVFAIALIQHLGGGTGDGTAGSFSGYVTVWLVCGLTAVVAAVSLYFVPKHAFSDAPEGTEPALR, encoded by the coding sequence GTGAGATTCGGACCCGTCGCGGCCGTCGTCGGCTTCCTCGCCTTCGTCGAGTTCACGAGCGGCATCATCCAGGGCTACTACACGCCCCTGCTCACCGACATCGCACGCCACCTCGACATCCACGACGCCGACGTGAACTGGCTCGAGGGCTCGCAGCTCATGCTCTCGGCCCTCGTCGTGCCGGCGCTCGCGAAGCTCGGCGACATGTTCGGGCACAAGCGCATCCTGCTCGTCTCGACCGCGGTGACCGCCGCCGCGAGCCTCGCGCTCGCGTTCACCGACCAGTTCGCGGTGTTCCTCGTGGCATGGGCGCTCCAGGGCTTCTACGTGGTCTGGCTGCCGCTCGAGATCGCGCTCATCTACTCGCGGAGCCGCGACCGCGAGGCGCCGGCGGCGCTCACCCGCCGGGCCGCGGGCTTCCTCGTGGCCGCGCTCGAGCTCGGCGCCATCGCCGGCGCGCTCTCCGCGGGTGCGCTGGCCGACAGCGGCATCCCGATCCAGGTGCTGCTGCTCATCCCCGCCATCGCGGTCTGCGCGTGCTTCTTCGTGATCCTGTTCGGGGTGACGGAGTCGCCCGACCTCACCGGCGGCCGGTTCGACACCGGCGGGCTCGTGCTCATCACGCTCGCCCTGCTCGCCTTCACCGGCGGGCTCAGCCTGCTGCGCATCAACGGTCCCGCCGACCTGCTCTCGTGGGGCGTCGTGCTGCTCGGCCTCGCGCTCATCGTGCCGTTCGTGCGCTACGAGCTGCGCCAGGCCGACCCGCTCATCGACGTGCGCCTGTTCCGCTCCCCCGCGCTCTGGCCGGTGTTCCTCACCGCGGGCCTGTTCGGCGTCAGCGTGCTCGGCGCGCAGGCGCCGCTGTCGACCTTCGCACGCACCGACCCGTCCGAGGTCGGCTACGGGCTCGGCGCGACGACCGGCGAGACGTCGATCCTCATCGGCGCGTACGTGCTCTCGCTCGTCGTCGGCGCGCTGCTCTTCCCGCTCGTCACGCGCTGGGTCGCCCCACGCATGGCGCTCATCGGGGCGAGCCTCATGGTCGCGACCGGGTACCTGCTGTTCCTGCCGTTCCACGACGGGTACGCGCAGGCGCTCACGAACATGGTGATCGCGGGCATCGGCTCGGGCGCGCTCGTCGCCGCGCTGCCCGCCGCCGCAGCCGCCGCGGCACCGGCGCACCAGACGGGCGTCGCAACGGGCCTCACCAACTCGGTCAAGACGGTCGGCGGCGCCGTGGCATCCGCGGTGTTCGCGATCGCGCTGATCCAGCACCTCGGCGGCGGCACGGGCGACGGCACCGCGGGCAGCTTCTCGGGCTACGTCACGGTGTGGCTGGTCTGCGGCCTCACCGCGGTCGTGGCGGCGGTCAGCCTGTACTTCGTGCCGAAGCACGCGTTCTCGGATGCCCCGGAGGGAACCGAGCCCGCCCTGCGCTGA
- a CDS encoding NADPH-dependent F420 reductase, protein MQERPHPRSAFGRRVVGIIGVGKVGSALARLAIAAGYEVLVAGSPRQLALALLVDTVAPGAQVTDASELARRADLVIVAVPFAKVDSVDWRLLDGKIVVDATNYWPPIDGVLADVEADGRSTAEQHADLNPAARVVKSLNHLGYHDMEEDERPAGDPLRRAIAVAGDAADAKAVVADFVDAIGFDPVDAGPLASGRLLEPGHLVFGRELDRDELRHALAQEGATRLV, encoded by the coding sequence GTGCAGGAGCGTCCCCACCCCCGGTCCGCGTTCGGCCGCCGCGTCGTCGGCATCATCGGCGTCGGCAAGGTCGGCAGTGCGCTGGCGCGCCTCGCGATCGCGGCCGGCTACGAGGTGCTCGTGGCGGGTTCGCCGCGCCAGCTCGCGCTCGCGCTGCTGGTCGACACGGTCGCGCCGGGGGCGCAGGTGACGGATGCCTCCGAGCTGGCGCGCCGGGCCGACCTCGTGATCGTGGCGGTGCCGTTCGCCAAGGTCGACTCGGTCGACTGGCGCCTGCTCGACGGGAAGATCGTGGTCGACGCGACGAACTACTGGCCGCCGATCGACGGCGTGCTCGCCGACGTCGAGGCCGACGGCCGCTCGACCGCCGAGCAGCACGCCGACCTGAACCCCGCGGCACGCGTCGTCAAGTCGCTCAACCACCTCGGCTACCACGACATGGAGGAGGACGAGCGGCCCGCGGGCGATCCGCTGCGGCGCGCGATCGCGGTGGCGGGCGACGCCGCCGATGCGAAGGCCGTCGTGGCCGACTTCGTCGACGCGATCGGGTTCGACCCGGTCGACGCCGGCCCGCTCGCATCCGGTCGCCTGCTCGAGCCCGGCCACCTGGTCTTCGGCCGCGAGCTCGACCGCGACGAGCTGCGCCACGCGCTCGCGCAGGAGGGCGCGACGCGGCTGGTCTAG
- a CDS encoding M20/M25/M40 family metallo-hydrolase, which translates to MPAASVTPRPGAPERLARMIALPTVSAELDAVGREPFEAFARLLEEEYPLVHAHLERERPSEFGLLYRWPGRSDERPVVLMAHYDVVPARAEDGWTHDPFAGVVADGAVHGRGTLDDKGPLLVILEAVENLLAAGFAPAQDVYLSFGGNEESYGDAAPIASDLLHERGIRPWLVLDEGGAVIDDPMSWVHVRSAMVGVAEKGIMTVVLRADGVGGHASAPRGTTATARIARAVRRLERNPFRPRLPRSARDMLGTFAAHASGSARLALRALAAVPWLTARVFARMGGEPAAMVRTTLAVTMLSGGSAPNVLPAGASATLNLRLAPGTTTAQVLRRLRRVIGDRHVRIEVPEASDPSPESPADNAQFDAIRAAVGAAHPDAVTVPYLMMQATDSRWFHRYTPATYRFAPLAMDAGQRAAIHGVDEWVSIDSLERGERFHRALLTALPD; encoded by the coding sequence GTGCCCGCAGCATCCGTCACGCCCCGCCCGGGAGCGCCCGAGCGCCTCGCCCGCATGATCGCCCTGCCGACCGTCTCGGCCGAGCTGGACGCCGTCGGGCGCGAGCCGTTCGAGGCGTTCGCACGGCTGCTCGAGGAGGAGTACCCGCTCGTGCACGCGCACCTCGAGCGCGAGCGGCCGAGCGAGTTCGGCCTGCTCTACCGCTGGCCGGGGCGCAGCGACGAGCGCCCGGTCGTGCTCATGGCGCACTACGACGTCGTGCCCGCGCGGGCGGAGGACGGCTGGACCCACGATCCGTTCGCGGGCGTCGTCGCGGACGGGGCCGTGCACGGCCGCGGCACGCTCGACGACAAGGGTCCGCTCCTCGTGATCCTCGAGGCGGTCGAGAACCTGCTCGCGGCCGGGTTCGCACCCGCGCAGGACGTGTACCTCTCCTTCGGCGGCAACGAGGAGTCGTATGGCGACGCGGCCCCCATCGCCTCGGACCTGCTGCACGAGCGCGGCATCCGCCCCTGGCTCGTGCTCGACGAGGGCGGCGCGGTCATCGACGACCCCATGTCGTGGGTGCACGTGCGCTCCGCCATGGTCGGCGTCGCCGAGAAGGGAATCATGACCGTGGTGCTGCGGGCCGACGGCGTCGGCGGGCACGCGTCGGCGCCCCGCGGCACGACCGCCACGGCGCGCATCGCCCGCGCGGTGCGCCGCCTCGAGCGCAACCCGTTCCGGCCGCGGCTGCCGCGCTCGGCGCGCGACATGCTCGGCACGTTCGCCGCGCACGCCTCCGGCTCGGCGCGGCTCGCGCTGCGCGCGTTGGCGGCGGTGCCGTGGCTCACCGCACGCGTGTTCGCGCGCATGGGCGGCGAGCCCGCCGCGATGGTGCGCACGACCCTCGCGGTCACGATGCTCTCGGGCGGCAGCGCGCCGAACGTGCTGCCCGCCGGGGCGTCCGCCACCCTCAACCTGCGTCTCGCGCCCGGCACCACGACCGCGCAGGTACTGCGACGGCTGCGTCGCGTGATCGGCGATCGCCACGTGCGCATCGAGGTGCCCGAGGCCAGCGACCCGTCGCCCGAGTCGCCGGCCGACAACGCGCAGTTCGACGCGATCCGCGCCGCCGTCGGAGCGGCCCACCCCGACGCGGTCACGGTGCCGTACCTCATGATGCAGGCCACCGACTCGCGCTGGTTCCACCGCTACACGCCGGCGACCTACCGGTTCGCGCCGCTCGCGATGGACGCGGGGCAGCGCGCCGCGATCCACGGCGTCGACGAATGGGTGTCGATCGACAGCCTCGAACGCGGCGAGCGGTTCCACCGGGCGCTGCTCACAGCGTTGCCGGACTGA